The genomic stretch GATCATAAAAACTGAATGTTTTTCAGGGGCACATAATATAAAGTTCAtatgaatttaaatattaaaaaaaaaaaaaaaaacagttacatATAATATGTACACAAAGAACTGAAACACTTAACagagctggacaatgacatcactTTTTTTGTGCAGAACTGCTTATAGAtgaaattaactaatttaattactaatttaataattgatgatctttacaacagaactgaatcaacactgaactgacttcagctgaacaacagctgaaatgcatcattttcctgttatcactgttaagctgctttgaaacaatctgtattgtataaagtgcaaTATagataaaggtgacttgacttgacaaacatataaaaaaacatacaacaatACCTCAAGACGCTGTTGTGCTTtcataaaaatgacagaattttctgttCTGAGTTGGTGGTTCTCTTCCTGTAGTttaataatgttgttttttgcTATTGCCAACTGTGATAAAAAAGATGACAACAAAAAGTTAGTATTGAATATTTCTATTCCACATATCACTTATTTTTCTGAAATCAAACAGTACCTCTTCAATGAGTTTGGAGTTGGATTTTTCTAATGACTCCACGCGTCCCTGTAAGCCTTGAACTGTAGAACTTAAAAGACAAAGTTTTCGATAAACTTCATTGGCACTAGGTCGTGCTTTGGTAATATAGATTCATCTGTTTTTAAAAGCAATAATCATTCATCTTAAATATAGTATATAAGCTTTAGAAAGAGCAAGAACTTACTTCAACTGCCTATTTAATTCTTCAACATAATTCTTCTGATCCAAAATAGCtgcaatttggccatttctattCAAAACAGAGTAATACATCAAGGttattataatgatttaatgtaattaattattcacaCTTTTATTCCACTTAAATGTTCCTTCACATAAAAGTATGTTGTCTAccaagtatactttttttttttttcacctttctTCACTTCTATAGTCATCGATGTCATTCTTCAAGTACATGGAGAAATCTATTACACCAACCTGTGGATTCCAATACAAATCATTAACATTTCTCAAACAGAAGCAAGACGCTAGGTTATTAAAAATGGCCAATATACAATGCTCATACTTGTGTATCAAGGTCCTCGCCCTTCACGCATAAGTTGGCATCTATGACGTTAAGTCCCACCAGGAGACCAACGATGACGGCTCCCTCCTCCTCCAGCATCACTGCTGAGTTCTCATAGAACTCACTgcaaatgaacacacacacgcgTTGACATTTATCATCGGTTATGAGTGTCAAAAATTAGATCAAAAGATAGATTCTGTAGATAGATGAAGACAATTTTCTATTCTCTAAATTCTGGTTCCATTTATTCATAATCTGAAAACAAACCTCTAAAGAATCCACACGgccttttaaaacataaatatccTTGCCTCATATTAATCATGTGTTGtttttccattgtaaaaattgCATTATGTAGAATTTGTTGTGTTCCTATGATGCACAATGATATTACATTTGATATTACAATGACATTTAACTGTGTACTACTGTTCTTTTAGTTCTGAGTCTGACAAAATGTGCAAAGGCAATACATTTGTAACTAATATTTATTCTTGTCTTTTAATAGACCATTCGggtgtttgcaaacagcgatgACATTTTGTGGGCGGATCCAATCTGgtggcagaaaatgacagttctaCAGTGGCAGTCTATGGAAGCCATGgaacaaaaaagtaataaaggtaataattttgagtttataactcattatTCTGACTTCCCCCCttgcaattccaagtttatatctcacaattctgagaagaaatcattttaatatgctgatttgctgctcaaaaaacatttcttattattatcaatattgaaaaacaGTGGTAACAAGTGGAGGAAAATGTGCAATATCCACggaataagagaaaaaaaaatgtcttgttgtgcctttggatgtcagaatcagaatgcAAAAAAAGATGGTCTTCATTTTTACAGAATACTGTGGTCTTCCACAAACATATTTAGCTGcagaactgtttttaacattgataataatgtatagaagaatgtttcttgagcagcaaatcagcatattagaataatttctgaaggatcatgtgacactaaagactggagtaatgatgctgaaaattcagctttgccatcatagaaataaattcctttttaaaatatattaaattagaaaccagatattataaaatgtaataatatttcacaatataagtatttctgatcaaatgaatgcagaaacattaaaaaaatcttaatgacaacaaacatttgaatggtagtgtatataggAAAACTATACTTTTAAATCTCAGTCAGCAGAAGCAGAAGGGCTTTTATTAGACGGCTTCATGTGATGCACACCCTCTAGCGAGCACAGCGCACTAAACTCTGATGCCCGAGCAGGAAACACAAAACTAGTTTGTCTCAGGCACCTTATCACTTCTCTAATCATCAATTCTCCACCACAACTATTgtgacaaagaaagaaagaatgaattaagggtattgaaagtaaaaaaaaaaaaactaacctaAGTATATCTTTCCTGGTGATGAGAAGACGGAGGTAATCTGCTAATTTCTTCTGCATCAGTGCCAGTCTCAGCCATGCTCTGGCTCTGCCCAGAGGCGTcctaacaaacacatacaaccattttcagacagatagacagacagacagacagacagtaaaGTACATGACTCTGGAAATAGGCTTAACTTGCAGTTGCAAGTTTCAGTTTTATCAAGGAACTAGAACCGAAATTTGCACTTCCCTATTTTGAATGGCACATCTTAGTATACTGGGGAATGAGTGTGAGAAAGCACATGTATATTTGTAATACAGTGGACCTGATTGATAGTGGATCTGCTTTTGTATTACAGTCTTTGAAAGATTAATTTagacaaaattaaaacatttcagatttGTGTGCAAACTATTCAATGTAACTGTAAGGCCGAAAATTGTTAGTCCTGCACATACTTAAGGCCAGGAAGGTCCCGTACACTGGCTGCGATTTCGCCTGCTTCTGGGCACAGCTTCTCAACCATCTCCAGAGGCCCCCACAATGACTTGTTGTAACCAAGAAACGATTTCTTCACTGGGAGATGGAGACCAACGTGTTTGTTAAACAACTCAGGGATACGATCTGGCGTACAGAGCATGCAAAGATTTTGATGAAACACCATTTGAAACATTATTCAAATTTTGTGGCAGAGCTGGCTCACTGGACAAGAACTTTAGATGATCTGACAGCTGAgaatgagttaaaaaaaaaaagcacttcctcattttcttctcctattATAAAGTTACATCGCATAGCATAGTTGCTGCTATCCTTCTGGTCCCTAAGAATAACACTAGCATAGGCCTATGGAAATATATAAGAGATATTGATAACACTAAATCAGGCAGCTATCCTACCAAAAAGCAAGCATGTAAGAACTTTAAATGATAACTGGTTAACAGATGGTTCTTTGTGGCTGGCTGACTGTCTGATGATAGTTGAACATACCTTTGAGTCCGTGCTTCAGGCAATGCTCCATGACAACAAAGAACTGTTGCAGTGGCGGATAGTCAGAGTCCAGAGTTCGTCCAAAGCTCAGAGCTGACTCGATCAGGCCTTTGATGCTAAGCTTAGCCATATTAAGCAAGTTTGCTCGTTCCATTGCCATAGGATCTCGAAAGGCTAAAAGACACACAGCCCACAGACAAATATatatcaaaccaaaaattatatcattatagCCAAAAAGTTCTTGTTGTTCaagaagaacatttaaaacaaaaaacaacaatcaCACTAAACTCATCACAGCACTTAAACCTCTGGCTGTTTGCTTAGGACTAACATGTGACCACACTTTGAATTGTTGAGTTTAAATTTTAACAAACCCTTAAAGTGCTTTAACTGTACTGTCATTCACCAGTCCTTTACAGCAGCATTGTCAAAAAGCAgtactttttatgttttgtgtttaCTGCACAAATGAATGTAAGTTGTACACTTGTCAGTTTTGACTAATCATTGATGCATCGGACCCTGTTTTAACCATCAGGCTAATCAATAATTCTTATGCAAACATATTTAGACAGGCTCTGTTTAACAAGCATGCTGGCATTGGTAATCTACTTCCCACTTATGTTGTTGGTTCCCATTGCCACTTTATTTGGTCTAAGAGAATGAAACTTCCATTAGACTTCTGGTGtaaataactttaataataatatgtaatttaaataatttatcctcttattattattattattattattattattattatattattatataatatcttatcctattattgttattatttagtGGATCTGCTTTTGAATTAAGTCTTTGAAAGATTAATTTAGACAAAATTAAACCACTGCAGATTTGTGTGCAAACTAATCATTAACTATTTGTCATTGGTCATGGGTGGGGGACAAATACTAATCATGACAAATCAACAGCATACTGATTTGACTGACATGCCTATCTcaccaataaaaaaataaaaaaataaataaataaataataaaaacattatgcaTATCAACTGTATGAATGGCCTGGTGCTTAGTAGTTATAATACACCTAGATTTATTATATGCACAAATGAATACAAGCCAAGAAGGCACTCTTCATGACATCATGCCATTATGACATCATTTGGAAAATTATGTATGGCAAGCCATTTTAGCATGTTCCTTaaaactattatatatttttgtttgaccATGCACGTGGAAATCCTTGACGTGACAGCAACGCAAAGTTGATTCTGAGCtaatttgatctaatatttattgtttttttttaaaaacgttgTATATTTATGTAGCAAATGGGAAtcaataaaattattgactatatGTTGAGACAAAGGTCTTGTTAATggttttcagttttgttcaaggcaattaaagcaacagtttttcaataatggaagaatatgtaaaagttTGGTATTTgaggtaaaaaacaaaacaaaaacaatactaCCTactgttaaaggcacaataattaacatgataataaaTAGCTGGCTGatttttccatttgttgacacaacatggttagattcagatgataaatatcatatattaagTTGGGTGTCCACCTTAGAGATAAtcaccatatttataatgaaaccacatttaaaaatatatttttgttactacagtaaagctatattaaattcttaaattattATGTCCTTCAATtctttcagaatctttactcttaaaaaatctgtatttttaatgacatatttattgaacaaaaataaattatttatcaaaataatcaaaaaatagtACAAACTGCTAAACtgattgttttgaacaagtatAACTTACAAGTATTAACTTAATACCTATTAGCAACAATTGTAATACAACTGTAATAGTAATTACAACTAACTGGACATGAATTagtgtttatattatttattagtcAATAAAAATTactagaaacaaacaaaaaaaacagtttctTGTTAGTTTTCAGCAATAAATGTTAATGCGGCTTGCCATACACGTAGGCTACATCTGAACAACACGGGCTTTAATGTCAACCATAACCTACCCTTGGCACCCCATTCTTCTGAAAAGGGCGATGTTTTAGGCTCTATCACTTTGGGCAGGACGTGAATGCCACCCGAGAAGGTTTCTGACGCTTTTCTGGCTAAAGCGAATATGGGCGCCTGCCATCTCCCGTCTCCAGATTTCATGGCAGCGCTGCTCGCTTTCTCACCGGCCGATTTATCCTCCTGCAATCTGAGGATACCGAACACTTGCGCTCTCTCTTTGTTGCTCTCTGCTTCCGCCAACACAAGGTCCTGTTCTGCAGGTGTCGCCATCGTTAAAGTGAATATTATACAGATTAGGATAATGCTTCACCTAACAACCACGGGGGTGATGTGTTGAGCGGCATTGATAAACAGTTAACGACGGAATTCAAGCGCTTTCCCATGTGATGTTCCTTGTCAACGCCCCAGAGGCGACGTATGTTTTCCATTCATATGGTCATCATATCTTTGGAGAACAAATGGCTAGATTATAGATTTGTTTACACCCGAGCACTCCGGTACGATCCGTCTGCAGCAAAGGGGTGGTGTCAAAACATTATAAAGACGTAATTCAGTGGAAGAGTATGGATATACTACCCTCTACCGCTTGTATGGAACATTGTCCtggaaaattatgaaataatcaCTGGTTGGCAGTCTTAACACATAATATTTCTTAAATTACCATGTTTATCGTAATAATGGGGGAATTAATTGTTTCGTTCGTGAAAGAATCTGTTTTTGAAGAAATCTTTTAAGTGAACGAATTTTTCTCCACTTCCACGCACTGACTCAATGACATTATTCCTTTCTTCAaagacaaaatcaaaacaaaatcgCTTAAATGAAGCCTCTTAGATTTGTTAGCAcgcatatttaaataaattataggCTACTCGTTTCACCCTAACTCGTGCTGCCtctaaatatacttttatactTTACAGTAGTGTAAAAAACACTAGGCCACAAGATTGGCGCGTTCCATTTATCCTCAGAAGTGGGAAATTCCTCGTTCCCAGTAAGAACTTTTAACTGGAATTCCTCCTCAAGTTGGACACTCGGGAGAAAAGCAACAACCCCAACTTCAGAATCTAATATGGCTGCTCAGAGCATCAACCATAGTGAAACAGTATATTGTTTATTAGCacttctgtttgtctgtctcaaAAACTCAGTGGTGCACACATAACCTACTATCCAACCTCTATTTGTGGACATGATGCTTTTCTATATAGCGTTTATGTGCAAAATAATTGTGTTTGCATTCCAAAAGAGCAAGAACAACAAAGGTTTGCCTGGATACATCCATCTTAGTTTTCTGACCTGTTTACTGTAGGCAGTCAACTCAGATGCGACATCACATCCAGCACCAACATCCCTCTTCCAAGGTAAATGGAATGCAGcatatgtccgaattcatagtattcaaaAGTGAAAAATACCCTAATGACGGCTCACACAAGTCACTTTTATACCAAGCGCCTTTCTGTTTGTCAATGCTTTGTGGCCTACTTGAACCCATTGCAAAATCTGCTTTGGGAAATTTTTCACCCTCACACACAATTTCCTGATCATGTGGATTCTtactgaaatgactggatttcatcTAGGAAAATTCACCAAACAATAGTAAATGTGTCCCCACTTTAACAATGTAACCGCAGAAAGGGCCACTGAACAAATCAATAACTAATTTTAGTGAACTCTTTAGTTATTCAAATCACTGGGATGAATCAAAATCCccactatatatttttttagttaattaataaaaagtgaCTCCATTTTATTAGTGTAAGTGTTACTCCAACAGTTCTCACAATGAAGAATTCAaaattttgctttaaaatgaaCGAACGTGAACAACCTCTGCTGACAACCACCTCACTGGTGCTGActcaggattattctccttgtAGACTATGAGTGTCTCCACACTATGGCAGTTACAAAATTGTAGGTTTGCAGTTCCAAACAACTATAACTTATCTACttagtatattttaatttagtataCTAAGCTCTGGAGGCTTACCTTGACTGTAGGCCAAACGCTCCATACTTTCGCTATGGGTGATGCCCCATCGGTGAAGGCTCTGAGGAGAATACATGACTGGATCCACTGAACACAGACAACATACTTGGTTTTCATTGGGTGGTTAACATTTAAGCATCACTTGTACATGTTTAACAGAACTAATAGCATTccttttgtcatttattcatAACTGATTTAGATGTTACAGAAAATACAAGCTGATTGTATACATTTGCTGACCTACATCACAAACTCAACATGTTTCTGTTGTTTACTGCTGATCTGCTCTCAGGGTCTGGCTATCATATGACTCTGATTTCCTGCACCACTGTCCCGCCTCACATGGAaggaaatgtataaatattcaGTCTAAACAGACAAAACACCTTAAGATTTCAGTGCACATAACATTTAGAGCTAAtcacaacatgaaatcaaacgCCTTATGCATTGTCATCTTGGTTAGGCTCTGACTTCTGCTTAAAAATGTTACTGAATCACTCATAGGTGCTGAGGAAAATAGCACACACTTACCCCTGTTAAACCTACACCCTTTGCTGGTGTTCTGCTGGTACTTTTGGGTCGAGAGAGCTGACCTGTGCCTGTTAGGTGAGGTGCAACCATTTGCTGCATTAGCAGGCAGTGGGGAGGAGATGTCTCTCGCTGGAACAGCACAGTGCATTGGGTGCAGGGTAGCAGAGGCGGTCAAACAAAGGGGGCGGGACATGTGAACAAGCTGGTCAGCCAATAAGTGTGGAGCTGCAGGCTACTCAGGAAGTGGGACTCTGAATGATACTAACTACACTGCCAGGATATGAATGAGCACATGAATGTGACAGGCATGCCATTGACTATTATGCATAATACTTTTTAGCATATTGCAACTGCATTTTGTGTGATGATTTTATGTAAATTGATGCacatttcacagaaaataatgaatatattctactattcaaaggtttgggaaagaaattaatgcttctattcagcaaggatgcatcaaattgatcaaaagtgaagcTTATTAGTAaaagctgttattttgaacattctattaatcaaataatccaaaaaatataaaaataaaaatcatggttttcaaaacaattaagctgttttcagcattgatattAATAGTAAATGCTTATTGAGCACCacaatcaacatattagaatgatttctgaaggatcatgtgacactgaagactggagtaatgatgctgaaaattcatctttgccatcacaggaataaattacattttcaaatatattaaaacagaaaacctaatttacattgttataatatttcacaatattactgtttttactttttgattaaataaaggtcttgtcttggtgagcataagagactttataTATAAAGGCAGTATAGGCAGTGGAGGGTATTTCCACGAGGGTAATGCCATACATGATCAGCATTTCCCCCTCCCCCTTTCTGCTTTTCGCTGTTTAGATTTGTCAAGATAAAACTCCAAAAGGGGGAAATTCTCAGGTTGGCCTTAAATGAACTAATCTGATCTTGTACCTATACAATCTTactctgtttttattaaataaatgccgTGATTTTATTAAAAGACTTCCATGAAATTCAGTACTAAAATCACTCTCCATCTATGCCTAATCTTTAACCAGAAGATGGCAGTGTCCTCCAAAAAGAGTAGAAATCCAACATCTAGCAAATTAGATATTGCAATAatcctttattattattaaagtgaagtggtatttcacacattttcacACTGAGTGTTTCTAAGACACATCTTACAATTTGTTATTTCTACCTTAAAGCATGAAAGCTCACAGGCAGGCAGTATGAATTACTGGGTGAACCTTATATTTCAATGTgcaaaattatcattaattaatcTTCAATTACTTcttcaaattttaaaataaagttccACTTCAGACTTGATTGAAATCTTCAGGGGTGGATTTAACACTTGTGATCCTCTTGACAGGAGGAAGTAAAAGAAGTATGTTGTGATGAGAGGGCAAGTGGTGGTAAAGAGCTTTCATCTGATCACTCTCTTGAAGTGCTTCGCATTAAACTATAGGACTCTGTGGGGTTGAATGGATTCGTTCATACCTTtcatgcaaacaaacaaatcttcAGCCTCAAAGCGTAGGCTTTACATGTAAACACTAAGAGACATGGCAGTGGGTCTATAAAGATTCTCACTAGGAGATAGAAACAACCCGAAATAATAGCCATTGTTCCAGGGCACTCATTCACTGTGTGATCTAATATGGTTTTTAATCTTGGACGTCTTCCACCAATTCCAAAGACGTCAGCATCTCTAAACAATAAACATAATCAAAGAATGATTCAAAATGCATTCTTCACAAttctaattttttaaaaaataaacaatgggTATGTTCAGTTACctgaataacatttttatattgtacaataTACCAACAAGATACACTGtcactcttaaaaattaagTTTCTTTATCGTCATCTATATGATTCCATGAAGAATCTTTAAcctccatggaacctttccactggacaaaaggttctttatagtataaaaagtttctttagattattaaaatgtttttcacactaagaaaaaaataaataaatgtgaccctggaccacaaaaccagtcttaAGGGTCaattatacatcatctgaaagctgaataaataagctttccattgatgtatggtttgataggacaatatttgtccgagatacaactatttgaaaatctggaatctgagggtgcaaaaaaaaaatctaaatattgagaaaagtgcctttaaagttgtccaaatgaagtccttagccaTGCATatacactcacaaaaataaattacggtaggaaatttacaaaatatcttcatggaacatgatctttacttagtatcctaatgatttttggcataaaagaaaaatcgtcaattttgacccatacaatgtattgttggctattgcttcaaatatacccgtgtgacttatgactggttttgtggtccaggatcGCAAATGTTTCCTTTAAGAACTGTTTACTGAAAGATTCTttgaggaaccaaaaatggttcttctatggcattgctgtgaaaaccccctttttgaacctttatttttcGGAGTGTAGGAGCTTCAGCACCATTCATGGGACGTTTCAAGCATTAAAGTGGCTAAAAATTTACATGTAATTACACACTTTAGCTTTCCATCTAGGTAACAGAAATACAAAATCTACATTATGTAAAAGTAGTCCTCACAGCCATAATTATGAAGGGTGAGGAGGGTTCTCATTATCACACAAGCCTGCAGCATTGGTGCCTTCCTGTAAAAATCACAAGAACCATCGAACTGTATTATTCTGCTTTTGAACAGAAACTAGCCAATGGTCTTGTTGGATTTGGTCGCGTCCTTCACGACACTCGACACTGGTTTAAAGCCACCCAGTAACTCAAAAGATGCCACAGGCACGGGAGCAAGAATCATCGGCAGTCCCATGAATAGGAAATCACATTTGATTGAGTTTGAAGGGTTCTTCAGACATTAAACCAGGCAACAACATTTGATTAACTGCTGGCTCCTCTGCGCTCTCTTCAGACGATTCTCGCTAAAGGATTTTGTTTGGATATAAATAGCATTGATCTTTCACAAAAAGGAACCATCAGTCTAATGAGTGCATATTTTGTCCCTCCATTTCTTTACCCTTGGGATTTGCCACAGGCACTTGACCATCACGGTGAAGCTGGtgaaatggtaaaaatttaaagaTGGTCTTGTTGTTTAATATTCATAGCTGTTGTGCACACACTCTATGATGATAgactaacatttaaaaacttaagAGAAGTAAGAACTTAAAGACATTTCATTGTGTGCGTTCAAAACCCCATTGTTGACTTTTGAACTTAGACATCAGCCAAAACGACACTGACTTGAAATTATTTCTCAAAAGGATTTGTGTGTCTGCAGATACTCATGAGtaatactttcattcatctgCCATAGGACATGCTAATTGAGTCCAAGAAATCCTCTTTTAAATCTGCGAAGGCTGAAGTTGGCAAGACCTACAGTCCTCTTCTACTTCATTATTAACTGAGCCCAAGGAGGTAATTATGATCTTGTCTATTTTAAGAATCAAATGAGGAATGACCTCagcttattaaataaataaagacctCCTGCTGGAGAACGTGGGCTGGCCTGCAATGCATATTGTCGTTTAGACTTCAGACACTGTAGTTCAAATTTTGATCATAGGCTAAATACTGTTAAGATCCATCTCAAAGGTTTTGTATTTCATACATGCAGGAACAAAATA from Ctenopharyngodon idella isolate HZGC_01 chromosome 13, HZGC01, whole genome shotgun sequence encodes the following:
- the rufy2 gene encoding RUN and FYVE domain-containing protein 2 isoform X6 — protein: MSRPLCLTASATLHPMHCAVPARDISSPLPANAANGCTSPNRHRSALSTQKYQQNTSKGCRFNRVDPVMYSPQSLHRWGITHSESMERLAYSQAFRDPMAMERANLLNMAKLSIKGLIESALSFGRTLDSDYPPLQQFFVVMEHCLKHGLKVKKSFLGYNKSLWGPLEMVEKLCPEAGEIAASVRDLPGLKTPLGRARAWLRLALMQKKLADYLRLLITRKDILSEFYENSAVMLEEEGAVIVGLLVGLNVIDANLCVKGEDLDTQVGVIDFSMYLKNDIDDYRSEERNGQIAAILDQKNYVEELNRQLNSTVQGLQGRVESLEKSNSKLIEELAIAKNNIIKLQEENHQLRTENSVIFMKAQQRLEITEGDLNCELDTYKQSRQGLDEMYNEARRQLKEECQLRQDVENELVVQVSMKQEMEMAMKLLEKDIHEKQDTLIGLRHQLDEVKAINVEMYQKMQSSDDSMRQKNDMIARLEEKTNQITATMKQLEQSDKDLLSQTRTLAMSFVKCASTDTEHQYKLVKDISF